From the Methanonatronarchaeum thermophilum genome, the window TGGGAAAACCAACAAAGATAAACAACCAAACCCAAAAACAACCAACAAAACAAAGAAATAAAAACACCCAAAAACAATATAAAATAGATAAATACCTTTCTAACAAAAAACAAACGTGATAACATGGTAGATAGGGCCGTAATACCAGCAGCTGGAAAAGGAACAAGACTAAAACCAATAACAGACGCAATACCAAAAGAAATGATAAGAGTCGGTAGAAAACCAACAATAGAACACGTACTAACAGTACTAAAAAAAGGCGGAATCAAAAAAGTATTAATCGTAGTAGGACGTCAAAAAAGCGCCATAATAGACTACCTAGGATCCGGAGAACGCCTAGGAATCGACGTATACTACCGCGTACAAGAAAAACCAAAAGGAACCGCCCACGCAATATCACTCGCAAAAGACTTCATACAAAACGACTTCGTCATAATGTACGGAGACAACTACATAACCCCCTACAACACCATGGAAGACATAATAAACTACCACAAACAAAAAAACAGCCAAGGAACACTCGTACTAGACAAAGTTGAAGACCCAAGACGGTTCGGAATCGTAGACATAGACCAAAACGGCCAAGTACACGGAATGATAGAAAAACCAACCATGAAAGAAGCCCAGCCATACAAAAGAAACGACCACTGGCTAAACATCGCAGGCCTCATGGTAATGAACCCAAAAATATTCGAATACATCGAACAAACCACACCCGGAAAACAAGGAGAACTATGGCTAACCGACGCAATAGAACTCATGAGAAAAAAAGAAAACAACCTACACGGATATATATTCAACGGCACCAGATACGACATAGGAACATTCGAATCACTAAAACAAGCCGACATACAAGCACAAAAAAACAAGAAATAAAAAACCCCTATAAAAACTACAGTCACAAAAAACCTACATAATAAAAAAAGGTTCCTCACATA encodes:
- a CDS encoding nucleotidyltransferase family protein, yielding MVDRAVIPAAGKGTRLKPITDAIPKEMIRVGRKPTIEHVLTVLKKGGIKKVLIVVGRQKSAIIDYLGSGERLGIDVYYRVQEKPKGTAHAISLAKDFIQNDFVIMYGDNYITPYNTMEDIINYHKQKNSQGTLVLDKVEDPRRFGIVDIDQNGQVHGMIEKPTMKEAQPYKRNDHWLNIAGLMVMNPKIFEYIEQTTPGKQGELWLTDAIELMRKKENNLHGYIFNGTRYDIGTFESLKQADIQAQKNKK